The following are encoded together in the Xiphophorus hellerii strain 12219 chromosome 3, Xiphophorus_hellerii-4.1, whole genome shotgun sequence genome:
- the lysmd1 gene encoding lysM and putative peptidoglycan-binding domain-containing protein 1, translated as MSGERASLPSGGGGLLRGSRTRSYGSLTSSSLSPVRQKVIEHTVKPGETLQGLALKYGVTVEVIKRANRLYTNDSIFLKKSLSIPVLSDLNDHSNGVDSSEEDHKEGKTNCDTEDYRKPASDLTPGDFLKRLDNLISQSKEAAARGCKDAEKRVAAVEAACSSTTSDWRPLTRSQSVISSSRFQQQAQLGAVPLTTTKLTKKLKEREDEIFEL; from the exons ATGTCCGGCGAGCGAGCGTCGTTGCCATCCGGGGGAGGCGGCCTGCTTCGCGGAAGCAGAACAAGATCTTATGGCAGCTTAACTAGCTCTTCGCTTTCTCCGGTTCGCCAGAAAGTCATTGAACACACAGTTAAACCAGGAGAGACCCTTCAGGGTCTGGCTTTAAAGTATGGCGTGACT GTCGAGGTAATCAAAAGAGCAAACAGACTGTACACCAACGACTCAATATTCCTGAAGAAATCCTTGTCAATCCCAGTCCTGTCAGACTTGAATGACCACAGCAATGGAGTAGATTCGTCTGAGGAAGACCATAAAGAAGGAAAGACAAACTGTGATACAGAGGATTATAGAAAACCTGCATCAGACCTTACTCCTGGAGATTTTTTGAAAAGACTGGATAACTTGATCAGCCAGTCTAAGGAGGCTGCAGCCAGAGGATGCAAAGATGCAGAGAAACG tgttgcaGCCGTAGAAGCCGCTTGCTCAAGCACAACTTCAGACTGGCGTCCCTTAACAAGGTCACAGAGTGTTATTTCATCATCAAGATTTCAGCAGCAAGCCCAACTTGGGGCAGTCCCCCTCACCACCACTAAGCTCACCAAGAAGCTGAAAGAAAGGGAAGATGAGATCTTTGAACTGTGa
- the scnm1 gene encoding sodium channel modifier 1 isoform X1: MSFKREGDDKSQLNILKKRRVADLLSNFIPEDEAALMKNGRYTCLICSYRPVFDTVDMLTVHRQGKKHLEGLKAFYGKKAKLKNEISKRQHENYIQSEERQQEPSSSAPLLAQTRKLTHHALLKTVPYNSCHRKTSTKSERRPMSTGSGASGNLHSKSPSASCKTEVSEISASNNDDSNAVKTEDLAALTEAAEPLTAQRRREMEHYLKLKSDGWVQDRKGQWVKDENVEFDSDEEEPAPLVPLSTS, encoded by the exons ATGTCGTTTAAAAGAGAAGGAGATGATAAAAGCCAGCTCAATATTCTGAAG AAACGTCGTGTGGCAGACcttttgtctaattttattCCGGAAGATGAAGCGGCTCTTATGAAAAATGGGAG ATACACTTGTCTTATATGCTCCTACCGTCCCGTGTTTGATACGGTAGACATGCTGACAGTCCACAGGCAAGGAAAGAAGCATCTAGAAG GATTGAAAGCGTTCTACGGCAAGAAAGCAAAGCTGAAGAATGAAATATCGAAAAGACAACATGAAAACTATATCCAGTCTGAAGAAAGACAACAG GAACCCTCCAGTTCAGCCCCTTTACTGGCACAAACACGGAAACTCACCCATCATGCTTTACTAAAGACTGTCCCCTATAACAGCTGCCACAGAAAAAccag TACAAAATCTGAAAGAAGACCTATGAGTACTGGCTCAGGTGCCTCTGGAAACCTACACAGCAAATCTCCATCTGCATCCTGTAAAACTGAAGTTTCAGAAATATCAGCAAGCAATAACGATGACTCTAACGCAG TCAAAACAGAAGACCTGGCTGCATTAACAGAAGCTGCAGAACCTCTAACAGCACAGAGGAGAAGGGAAATGGAGCACTATCTCAAACTGAAaag tgatgGGTGGGTGCAAGATCGTAAAGGACAGTGGGTCAAAGACGAGAATGTGGAGTTTGACTCTGATGAGGAAGAACCTGCACCGCTTGTTCCCTTATCTACAAGCTAG
- the scnm1 gene encoding sodium channel modifier 1 isoform X2: protein MEKRRVADLLSNFIPEDEAALMKNGRYTCLICSYRPVFDTVDMLTVHRQGKKHLEGLKAFYGKKAKLKNEISKRQHENYIQSEERQQEPSSSAPLLAQTRKLTHHALLKTVPYNSCHRKTSTKSERRPMSTGSGASGNLHSKSPSASCKTEVSEISASNNDDSNAVKTEDLAALTEAAEPLTAQRRREMEHYLKLKSDGWVQDRKGQWVKDENVEFDSDEEEPAPLVPLSTS, encoded by the exons ATGGAG AAACGTCGTGTGGCAGACcttttgtctaattttattCCGGAAGATGAAGCGGCTCTTATGAAAAATGGGAG ATACACTTGTCTTATATGCTCCTACCGTCCCGTGTTTGATACGGTAGACATGCTGACAGTCCACAGGCAAGGAAAGAAGCATCTAGAAG GATTGAAAGCGTTCTACGGCAAGAAAGCAAAGCTGAAGAATGAAATATCGAAAAGACAACATGAAAACTATATCCAGTCTGAAGAAAGACAACAG GAACCCTCCAGTTCAGCCCCTTTACTGGCACAAACACGGAAACTCACCCATCATGCTTTACTAAAGACTGTCCCCTATAACAGCTGCCACAGAAAAAccag TACAAAATCTGAAAGAAGACCTATGAGTACTGGCTCAGGTGCCTCTGGAAACCTACACAGCAAATCTCCATCTGCATCCTGTAAAACTGAAGTTTCAGAAATATCAGCAAGCAATAACGATGACTCTAACGCAG TCAAAACAGAAGACCTGGCTGCATTAACAGAAGCTGCAGAACCTCTAACAGCACAGAGGAGAAGGGAAATGGAGCACTATCTCAAACTGAAaag tgatgGGTGGGTGCAAGATCGTAAAGGACAGTGGGTCAAAGACGAGAATGTGGAGTTTGACTCTGATGAGGAAGAACCTGCACCGCTTGTTCCCTTATCTACAAGCTAG
- the tnfaip8l2b gene encoding tumor necrosis factor, alpha-induced protein 8-like protein 2 B, whose amino-acid sequence MEAFNSKDLAMKAQKKILSSMANKSTVQRFIDDTTSEILDELYRVSKEYTGNKGVAQKVIKNLIKIAVKIGVLFRNNCFSEEELKLAQEFKKKLHTGAMTAISFYEVDFTFDKTVMSDNLTECKDLLLKLVNSHLTSKSHDRISHVFNHYSDPQLLTKLYDPSGPFRPHLTKICLGLNKLVEDGTI is encoded by the exons ATGGAGGCATTCAACTCCAAGGATTTGGCCATGAAGGCACAGAAGAAGATCCTCAGCAGCATGGCCAACAAAAGCACCGTCCAAAGATTTATTGACGATACCACTAGTGAAATACTGGATGAGCTGTACCGGGTTTCCAAGGAGTACACAGGAAATAAAGGAGTAGCTcagaaagtcattaaaaacctGATCAAGATTGCTGTCAAGATTGGTGTGCTGTTTAGAAACAACTGTTTCAGTGAGGAGGAACTAAAACTAGCCCAGGAATTTAAGAAGAAGCTCCATACAGGAGCCATGACAGCCATCAGCTTCTATGAG GTGGACTTTACCTTTGATAAGACTGTGATGTCGGACAACCTGACAGAGTGTAAGGATCTTCTGCTGAAGCTTGTCAACTCCCACCTCACCTCAAAATCTCATGATCGCATCAGCCATGTCTTCAACCATTACTCCGACCCTCAGCTCCTGACCAAACTATATGACCCAAGCGGACCCTTCAGACCCCACCTCACTAAAATCTGTTTAGGACTCAACAAACTGGTAGAGGATGGGACGATATGA